The following are encoded in a window of Vibrio azureus genomic DNA:
- the creD gene encoding cell envelope integrity protein CreD: MKKMLNNQIAAKIALVLGLVALLQIPLSMVSGLISERSYRQEQVKKEIAHSSSGEQRIIGPFIMVNYTETSYQNEKRHTSKRQRFILPSTFNMGANLDSFEKYRGIYRARLYKAKVGLKGVFDAQDLAALRSLNIENVNLVVGIEDSRGLIRIDDMTLANSKIKVMPGTGLESLPQGFHSRIKLNNFNLNQPLAFDLNFLLQGMGQLKVTPIGSDTKVHLSSVWAHPSFIGDSLPISSEISENGFNAQWVSNNFSTNISQLFQSCIVSNKACRELEQRQMGVDLIDPVDHYLKSHRAVNYSLLVITLVFASFFLLELLQVRPVHPVQYSFIGLGLALFYLLLISMSEHLGFNWAYVISSAASAGLLGIYVSGILNKNKHGVVFGLCLFGLYLLLLGLLQAENYALVMGSLLCFVVLSVIMVVTRNVDWYSRSAKPNESEINELKNDNVENNSVEDTEIKQRKNSTEAVEND; the protein is encoded by the coding sequence ATGAAAAAAATGCTCAATAATCAGATAGCAGCAAAGATTGCCCTAGTCCTGGGCTTGGTTGCTTTACTGCAAATCCCACTTTCAATGGTCAGTGGGTTGATATCGGAACGATCTTATCGGCAAGAACAAGTAAAAAAAGAAATTGCACACAGTAGCAGTGGTGAACAGCGAATTATTGGTCCGTTCATTATGGTGAATTATACCGAGACAAGTTATCAAAATGAAAAGCGCCATACGTCTAAACGGCAAAGATTTATTTTACCGAGTACTTTTAATATGGGCGCAAATTTAGACAGTTTTGAAAAATATCGCGGCATCTACCGTGCACGGTTATATAAAGCCAAAGTAGGACTGAAAGGGGTCTTTGATGCCCAAGATTTAGCGGCCCTACGTTCACTAAACATTGAAAATGTTAACTTAGTGGTTGGCATTGAAGACAGTCGAGGACTGATTCGTATTGATGACATGACTTTGGCTAACTCAAAAATCAAAGTAATGCCAGGGACGGGATTAGAGTCGTTGCCTCAAGGTTTCCATAGCCGAATAAAACTGAACAACTTCAATTTAAATCAGCCTTTGGCGTTTGATCTTAATTTCCTGCTGCAAGGAATGGGCCAGTTGAAAGTGACGCCAATTGGAAGTGATACTAAAGTACACCTTTCATCGGTGTGGGCACACCCAAGCTTTATTGGAGACTCTTTGCCTATCTCTTCTGAAATCTCTGAAAATGGTTTTAATGCGCAGTGGGTGAGTAATAATTTTTCCACCAATATATCGCAACTATTTCAAAGTTGTATTGTCTCTAATAAAGCCTGTCGTGAATTAGAACAACGACAAATGGGCGTTGATCTGATTGATCCCGTTGACCACTACCTGAAATCCCATCGAGCCGTGAACTACTCTTTATTAGTGATCACACTCGTATTCGCTAGCTTTTTCTTATTGGAGCTCTTGCAAGTACGTCCGGTTCACCCAGTGCAATACAGTTTTATTGGTTTAGGTTTAGCGCTGTTTTACCTGCTATTGATTTCGATGAGTGAACATTTGGGCTTTAACTGGGCTTATGTTATCTCTTCAGCAGCTTCAGCCGGATTATTGGGTATTTATGTGAGTGGCATCTTGAACAAGAACAAACACGGTGTGGTATTTGGATTATGTCTGTTTGGCTTATACCTGTTGTTGTTAGGCCTGCTACAGGCAGAAAACTATGCGCTGGTGATGGGGTCGTTATTATGTTTTGTGGTACTGAGCGTCATCATGGTGGTGACTCGAAATGTGGATTGGTACTCTCGCAGTGCGAAACCAAATGAATCAGAAATCAATGAATTAAAAAATGACAATGTCGAGAATAATAGCGTGGAAGACACGGAAATAAAACAAAGAAAAAATTCTACCGAGGCGGTTGAAAATGATTAA
- a CDS encoding DUF2799 domain-containing protein, translating to MQKYYIVPLVTFLLGSLSGCASISQEECLLGDWYQLGLADGQDGKKNYAADYKKDCSEYKVKMDIKAYNQGRDEGLKAYCTYENGVSLGQLNQTYNYVCPAGLSDAFLFGYRPYHNLASAEAERENIEERMDRYRDLLRDEEISKSDRKEYRRSLKVAKRDFSQAEIKIKKYGKELELHKISVEKAKITKQLASPHLSTSQRIKLRERLDSLTQQESVYKSLSYVENTLQGIKDIADMFEYESVSY from the coding sequence ATGCAGAAATATTATATTGTGCCGCTGGTTACTTTTTTACTCGGAAGTCTATCAGGCTGTGCCTCGATTAGCCAAGAGGAATGCTTGCTTGGTGACTGGTATCAACTTGGGTTAGCTGATGGTCAAGACGGTAAAAAGAACTACGCTGCTGATTATAAGAAGGACTGTTCTGAATATAAGGTAAAAATGGATATCAAAGCGTACAATCAAGGCCGAGATGAAGGACTAAAAGCCTATTGCACCTATGAAAATGGTGTATCACTTGGACAATTAAATCAAACTTACAATTACGTTTGTCCAGCTGGCCTTTCTGATGCATTTTTATTTGGTTATAGGCCATATCACAACTTGGCAAGTGCAGAGGCCGAAAGAGAAAATATTGAAGAACGAATGGACCGCTATCGAGACTTGTTGCGAGATGAAGAGATAAGCAAAAGCGACAGGAAGGAATACCGTCGAAGCTTAAAAGTGGCTAAACGTGACTTCAGCCAAGCTGAGATTAAAATAAAGAAATACGGAAAGGAACTTGAGCTTCACAAAATTTCAGTCGAGAAAGCCAAGATCACCAAACAACTTGCCAGTCCTCATCTCTCTACTAGCCAGAGAATTAAATTAAGAGAGCGTTTAGACTCACTTACGCAGCAGGAGTCTGTTTATAAAAGCCTGTCATACGTAGAAAACACACTACAAGGTATAAAAGACATTGCTGACATGTTTGAGTATGAGTCAGTAAGCTACTAG
- the creC gene encoding two-component system sensor histidine kinase CreC: MSRWPRIPIGLRLFFLYFLLVGLTAYMVSKTVVQELKPTVRQTTEETLVDMANLLAVLAEEEVANDKLSQSRFSKLLAAYGQREPQARIWDVGKKAINHRIYITDRNGTVIADSWQQDIGNDFSQWNDVYLTLRGQYGARSTMEDPNDPLSTVMYIAAPIYHKGEIIGSVTVAKSNRSVQPFIDLSIRNVLFWMVLMSVLVLQAGALFAWRIHSALNKLENYAIKMGQGEKVSKPTFRIFYEYGTLSDALEKMRNQLDGKQYVEEYVQTLTHELKSPLSAIKGASEILQMPLPNHKVTRFASNIERESDRMQSLIDKMLELARLEKRPDLERVESICLNKMVKEVVDAADARLSGKSVVAKIHIDEQQTILGDAFLLKQAAFNLMDNALDFVDDGGKIEWQTEISKHTIHLSIFNTGPHIPDYAMPRLTERFYSLARENGVKSTGLGLNFVEQVAKLHKATLLIENVEFGVKVSLILSTP, translated from the coding sequence ATGAGCCGTTGGCCAAGGATACCAATTGGACTGAGGTTGTTCTTTCTCTACTTTCTTTTAGTCGGGTTGACCGCTTACATGGTGAGTAAAACCGTAGTACAAGAACTTAAGCCAACCGTTCGACAAACCACCGAAGAGACCTTGGTTGATATGGCGAACTTACTCGCTGTTTTAGCTGAGGAAGAAGTTGCTAACGATAAATTATCGCAGAGTCGTTTTTCTAAACTTTTAGCCGCATATGGGCAGCGAGAGCCTCAAGCTCGTATCTGGGATGTCGGCAAAAAAGCAATCAACCATCGAATTTATATTACCGACAGAAACGGAACCGTGATTGCTGACTCTTGGCAACAAGATATAGGTAATGACTTTTCACAGTGGAATGATGTGTATCTCACGCTTCGTGGCCAGTATGGAGCACGTAGTACTATGGAAGATCCCAATGATCCTCTTTCTACTGTGATGTACATTGCTGCTCCTATCTATCACAAAGGGGAAATTATTGGCAGTGTAACGGTTGCTAAATCGAATCGTTCAGTGCAGCCATTTATCGACCTTTCTATACGTAATGTTCTGTTTTGGATGGTATTAATGAGTGTCTTAGTGTTACAGGCAGGTGCATTGTTTGCTTGGCGAATCCACTCAGCACTGAATAAACTTGAGAACTATGCCATAAAAATGGGGCAGGGAGAAAAGGTCTCCAAGCCGACATTTAGAATCTTCTATGAATACGGCACACTGAGTGATGCTCTAGAAAAAATGCGAAATCAACTTGATGGTAAGCAGTATGTCGAAGAGTACGTACAAACATTGACTCACGAATTAAAGAGCCCTTTATCGGCGATTAAGGGAGCCAGTGAGATTTTGCAAATGCCATTGCCAAATCATAAGGTGACACGCTTTGCGAGCAACATTGAGCGAGAAAGTGATCGGATGCAGTCATTGATTGACAAAATGTTGGAGTTGGCTCGCTTAGAAAAACGGCCAGATCTTGAGCGAGTTGAGTCGATTTGCTTAAACAAAATGGTCAAAGAAGTTGTCGATGCGGCAGATGCTCGTTTAAGTGGTAAGTCTGTGGTGGCTAAGATTCACATTGATGAACAACAAACAATATTAGGGGATGCTTTTTTACTTAAGCAAGCGGCTTTTAACCTCATGGATAACGCATTAGATTTTGTGGATGATGGAGGTAAAATTGAGTGGCAAACTGAAATTTCAAAACACACCATCCACTTATCTATTTTTAACACTGGCCCACACATTCCAGACTATGCTATGCCGCGTTTAACAGAGCGATTTTATTCTCTCGCACGTGAAAATGGCGTTAAAAGTACAGGGCTAGGGCTAAACTTTGTCGAACAAGTGGCCAAGCTGCACAAAGCAACGTTACTGATTGAAAACGTTGAATTTGGCGTCAAAGTAAGCTTGATTTTATCAACTCCATAG
- a CDS encoding glycosyltransferase family 2 protein: MKPLSIVIITLNEERKIARLLDDLSRQTFQNYEVIIVDSNSDDHTCDVAEKYRTALPELTIHRMDRRGVSLGRNTGVKLAQYERILFLDADVRLDKDFLAKAITKLTKEKLEIAGIYMGSKNLSKSYKAGYGLFNIGLFCTQFFFPTAVGACIFSTKRVHDEIGGFDEEIVLCEDCHYVKKASKTWRFRLLPMTFQFDPRRLEQDGLYKTGFTYLKANVRRLFFGEMRNNEIEYKFGHYQQS, translated from the coding sequence ATGAAACCACTTAGTATTGTTATTATTACTCTTAACGAAGAAAGAAAAATTGCTCGCCTCTTGGATGACTTAAGTCGCCAAACGTTTCAAAACTACGAAGTGATTATTGTTGACTCTAATAGTGACGATCATACTTGTGACGTCGCCGAAAAATATCGTACAGCTCTACCTGAATTGACCATTCATCGTATGGATCGTCGCGGTGTAAGCCTAGGTCGTAATACCGGAGTTAAATTAGCTCAATATGAACGAATCTTGTTTTTAGATGCGGATGTAAGGCTGGATAAAGATTTTCTGGCAAAAGCAATCACAAAACTGACAAAAGAAAAACTTGAAATTGCTGGCATTTACATGGGTTCTAAGAATCTTTCTAAGAGCTATAAAGCTGGCTATGGCCTATTCAATATTGGATTATTTTGCACTCAATTCTTTTTCCCTACAGCTGTCGGGGCCTGCATATTTTCAACTAAGCGCGTTCATGATGAAATTGGCGGCTTTGACGAAGAGATCGTGTTATGTGAAGACTGCCATTATGTTAAAAAAGCCAGCAAAACTTGGCGTTTCAGACTGCTTCCTATGACATTTCAATTCGATCCTCGTCGCCTAGAGCAAGATGGATTGTACAAAACAGGGTTTACTTACCTAAAAGCAAATGTTCGCCGGTTATTTTTCGGCGAAATGAGAAATAACGAAATTGAATACAAATTTGGTCATTACCAACAATCTTAA
- a CDS encoding histidine decarboxylase translates to MNLSDEDRCKLTNFWQHCKDNQYFNFGYPSSEDFDSTLVEQFIRFSLNNCGDWRIDGIYKLNSFDFERDIIEFFSQLFKIPTEDSWGYVTNGGTEGNLFSCYLAREMFPSAYIYYSEDTHYSVEKIIRLLKIPARKISSLPNGEINYLQLIEKIKEDRQKHPIIFANIGTTMLGATDNIKRIQSDIASLGIKREEYYIHADAALSGMIMPFVEEPQPYSFDDGIDSISLSGHKMIGSPLPCGIVLVKRKMVEQISVEVDYIVSRDQTISGSRNGHSTLFLWVAIKSNALPDWKRKVSTCLEMAEYIVQRFQSVNIKAWRNRNSNIVVIPCPSKPIWRKYSLAHAGNIAHIITMPHHDHTDKVDNLIQDIIDDLSPNHAEVQFNPQRCIV, encoded by the coding sequence ATGAACCTATCTGATGAAGACCGCTGTAAACTCACAAATTTTTGGCAACATTGCAAAGATAATCAATACTTTAACTTTGGCTATCCAAGCTCAGAGGATTTTGATTCCACCCTGGTAGAGCAGTTTATAAGGTTTTCTCTGAATAACTGTGGTGATTGGAGAATAGATGGCATTTACAAGCTAAATTCTTTTGATTTTGAGCGTGACATAATTGAATTCTTCTCACAACTTTTTAAGATCCCCACTGAAGATAGCTGGGGCTATGTCACCAATGGTGGGACAGAAGGTAATCTATTTTCATGCTATCTTGCTCGTGAGATGTTTCCATCCGCTTATATTTATTACTCTGAAGATACACATTATTCCGTTGAAAAGATCATTCGATTATTAAAAATACCAGCAAGAAAGATCAGTTCTTTGCCTAATGGTGAAATAAATTATCTCCAATTAATAGAAAAAATTAAAGAAGACAGACAAAAACATCCCATTATTTTCGCTAATATTGGTACAACCATGCTTGGTGCCACAGATAACATAAAAAGAATCCAAAGTGATATCGCTTCTTTAGGAATAAAACGCGAGGAATACTATATCCATGCAGATGCCGCTCTCAGTGGGATGATTATGCCGTTTGTGGAAGAACCGCAGCCCTACTCTTTTGATGATGGCATAGATTCAATCAGTCTTTCAGGTCACAAAATGATTGGTTCACCCCTCCCCTGTGGGATCGTTCTCGTAAAGAGGAAGATGGTTGAGCAAATCTCTGTTGAGGTTGATTATATTGTGTCAAGAGATCAGACTATCAGTGGCTCCAGAAATGGCCATAGCACTTTATTTCTTTGGGTAGCGATAAAAAGTAATGCCTTACCTGATTGGAAAAGAAAAGTGAGCACTTGTTTAGAAATGGCAGAATATATTGTCCAACGCTTCCAATCTGTCAATATCAAGGCGTGGCGTAATAGGAACTCAAATATTGTTGTCATTCCATGCCCTTCCAAGCCTATTTGGCGAAAATATTCACTCGCCCACGCTGGTAATATTGCTCATATTATTACTATGCCACATCACGACCACACCGATAAAGTCGATAACCTTATACAAGATATCATTGATGATTTATCACCCAACCACGCAGAAGTTCAGTTCAACCCACAACGTTGTATTGTTTGA
- a CDS encoding GNAT family N-acetyltransferase produces the protein MIIEISTQPTEDELNMISEGIRSFNAPFLPNDGEYESNGRFVITVKNDKGEFIGGAQANVMWSYCVLELLWLSEECRGKGVGTSLIKQLESFATEKGLTQIRTETLSFQAKPFYEKNGFRVYGELHDTPKGHSTYFLVKDL, from the coding sequence TTGATAATAGAAATATCCACACAACCAACAGAAGATGAATTAAATATGATCAGTGAAGGTATTCGTTCATTTAATGCCCCATTCTTGCCCAATGATGGTGAATATGAGTCAAATGGACGATTTGTTATAACGGTTAAAAACGATAAAGGTGAATTTATCGGAGGAGCTCAAGCCAATGTCATGTGGAGCTACTGTGTTTTAGAATTACTTTGGCTGTCAGAAGAGTGTCGTGGTAAAGGAGTGGGAACGTCACTCATTAAGCAACTCGAAAGTTTTGCTACAGAAAAGGGATTAACTCAGATTCGAACGGAAACGTTATCCTTTCAAGCAAAACCTTTTTATGAAAAGAATGGCTTTCGCGTATATGGAGAATTACATGATACTCCCAAAGGCCATTCGACATACTTTTTGGTTAAAGACCTTTAA
- a CDS encoding response regulator, protein MSDQSTVVIIEDEPAIAENLIHVLEMDGYQVEWFATAGEGLTFLHNHLAALLVLDVGLPDGNGFELCKTIRQFSDIPIIFLTARSDELDRVVGLEIGADDYVTKPFSPREMLARIKLRIKSKTFQTPQNTEQEGMTKTVTSVDDLMADNFDYSVGDHMLGLTAVEFKILDKLIKLSANVLSREQLMIAADMAPEAVYERNIDTHIKAIRHKLKPFDMAERIVTKRGFGYFYSVKGE, encoded by the coding sequence TTGAGCGACCAATCAACTGTCGTCATCATTGAAGATGAACCTGCCATCGCAGAAAACCTTATCCATGTATTAGAAATGGATGGCTACCAGGTCGAATGGTTTGCTACTGCCGGAGAAGGCTTAACATTCTTACATAATCATTTGGCGGCGTTGTTAGTATTAGATGTGGGCTTACCCGATGGAAATGGTTTTGAATTATGTAAAACCATTCGTCAATTTTCTGATATTCCAATCATTTTTCTTACCGCAAGAAGTGATGAGCTTGATCGTGTGGTTGGGTTAGAAATAGGGGCTGACGATTATGTAACAAAGCCTTTTAGCCCAAGAGAAATGTTGGCACGCATCAAACTTCGAATTAAATCAAAAACATTCCAGACTCCTCAAAACACAGAGCAAGAGGGAATGACGAAAACGGTAACGTCCGTTGATGATTTGATGGCCGACAATTTTGACTACAGTGTCGGCGACCATATGCTTGGCCTAACGGCGGTCGAGTTTAAAATTCTTGATAAGCTGATTAAGCTATCGGCCAACGTATTAAGTCGAGAACAGCTAATGATTGCGGCAGATATGGCCCCAGAAGCCGTCTATGAGCGTAATATCGACACTCATATAAAGGCAATTCGTCATAAGCTCAAACCATTTGATATGGCCGAGCGAATCGTCACTAAGCGCGGTTTTGGTTACTTTTACAGTGTAAAGGGGGAGTGA
- a CDS encoding DUF2809 domain-containing protein → MINDKMQGPLQSNKHNASAEFYFRFSMNNLVKSCAILVSMVVIALYVRDSFIRPTFGDVLVVMWLYYLVASVIHMPAKWLSVLVISLAFFIEFAQLLQVIAWFDIAPSSPVAIIFGATFDWKDLLAYCVGGFICWWLERK, encoded by the coding sequence ATGATTAACGATAAGATGCAAGGCCCGCTACAAAGTAATAAACATAATGCTTCAGCAGAGTTTTACTTTCGTTTCTCGATGAATAACCTGGTAAAAAGTTGTGCAATATTAGTCTCAATGGTAGTGATTGCACTTTATGTTCGAGATAGTTTTATCCGGCCTACTTTTGGGGATGTATTGGTTGTGATGTGGCTATACTACCTCGTCGCCAGTGTCATTCATATGCCTGCAAAGTGGCTATCAGTTTTAGTTATTTCACTGGCGTTTTTTATTGAGTTTGCACAATTGCTACAGGTAATAGCTTGGTTTGATATCGCACCATCATCGCCAGTAGCCATTATCTTTGGCGCGACGTTTGACTGGAAAGATCTTCTTGCTTACTGCGTGGGAGGTTTTATTTGCTGGTGGTTAGAAAGAAAATGA
- a CDS encoding YgjV family protein produces the protein MTPFILSQVLVSVAILFDFASFQFKDRQKIVTCLFFSAALISSHFMLLEQWTAAALMSVASVRYLVSAFSTSPKLKYTFCTVSIVTSIVTFSGLVSVVSCLGTLFQTVAAFNKDDRLLRQLMIVGTSLWLLNNYLVGSPVAVIMEALFIASNLVGYYRYYGKNYQRKI, from the coding sequence GTGACGCCATTTATTTTATCTCAGGTGTTGGTCTCGGTGGCGATTTTATTTGATTTCGCTTCTTTTCAGTTCAAAGATCGCCAAAAAATTGTAACTTGTTTGTTCTTCTCAGCTGCACTGATTTCAAGCCACTTTATGCTACTTGAACAATGGACAGCTGCAGCTTTAATGAGTGTCGCCTCAGTTCGGTATTTGGTGAGTGCGTTTTCTACCTCACCCAAGCTGAAATATACCTTTTGCACCGTATCAATTGTCACAAGTATTGTTACTTTTTCTGGTTTAGTGAGTGTTGTGAGTTGCTTGGGAACATTGTTTCAAACGGTAGCTGCGTTTAATAAAGATGACCGTCTATTAAGGCAACTTATGATAGTCGGAACATCTTTATGGCTACTCAATAATTACCTCGTGGGTTCGCCCGTTGCAGTGATTATGGAGGCGCTGTTTATAGCCAGTAATTTAGTTGGTTATTATCGATACTACGGTAAAAACTACCAGAGAAAGATCTGA
- a CDS encoding DUF4105 domain-containing protein, with translation MNKITLYLLTLSFSIISNFSFCHDNDRDVKNDWSYISSLPKWLLLTHHEEGFLSSGSSVSTNGFFLSLDGKKDPEKELEATVKAFLKNPDSQCRFPARKIWIKQVMPDIDLPKVNCPDYENYINKFRTDSISVIYASGYLGNPASMYGHVLLKFNGNNNRLLDNTFSYGAQVPNNENKIVYMYQGITGGYQGHFSNQKYHHQNLVYNESELRDLWEYKLNVSQDKIDFLLAHLWELENAHMDYYFFKQNCGYQLAKLLELILDRPLLVAEKSWVVPYDLIMMLNLGNKESSLIDDVIYHESRQEKLYKRFSQLNAREKSYLEKLITLPTEATLEEIRTLSEREAKRVIDVMYDYFAFIEVKNNGLNESETSKRDILLKERFRLPAGEVVWKEEKYTPPHHAQKTAMIQISPTFNSELGRSINLRFRASYYDFLNLNTGRVPFSELSLFDVNFLYSQTANSLSLRELRLFNIKSLNVSNTELEQDESFAWALSSGYKPSNLSCLDCSNLFMEGFLGKSLGLNEHSAVYAALAGELQLSDLTEAKAYIGPELGAVFNITPYWATSLKLGSHFKLNDMEQHKNYFQWEQRFLQSRDFDLRTSILYDEAFEYTIKFSIYW, from the coding sequence TTGAATAAAATCACATTATACCTATTAACCTTATCATTTAGTATAATCTCTAATTTTTCTTTTTGTCATGATAATGACAGAGATGTAAAAAATGACTGGTCATATATTAGTTCATTACCCAAATGGCTTCTGCTTACTCATCATGAAGAGGGGTTTTTATCATCAGGCAGTAGTGTCTCAACAAATGGTTTTTTCTTATCACTAGATGGCAAGAAGGATCCAGAAAAAGAATTAGAAGCAACAGTTAAAGCTTTTTTGAAAAATCCAGACTCTCAGTGCCGTTTTCCTGCAAGAAAGATCTGGATTAAACAAGTGATGCCAGATATCGACTTACCTAAAGTTAATTGCCCCGATTATGAAAACTATATAAATAAATTTAGAACTGATAGTATAAGTGTGATATACGCGAGTGGGTATCTCGGAAACCCTGCATCAATGTATGGGCATGTTCTATTAAAATTCAATGGTAATAACAACAGGTTATTGGATAATACATTTAGCTATGGTGCTCAAGTACCCAATAATGAAAATAAAATAGTGTATATGTACCAAGGTATAACTGGTGGTTATCAAGGTCATTTTTCCAATCAAAAGTACCATCATCAGAACCTAGTATACAACGAATCAGAACTTCGTGATCTTTGGGAGTATAAACTTAATGTTTCTCAGGATAAGATTGATTTCTTACTTGCACATTTGTGGGAGTTAGAAAATGCTCATATGGACTACTATTTTTTTAAACAAAACTGTGGTTATCAATTAGCCAAACTTCTGGAGCTTATACTTGATCGCCCTCTGTTAGTTGCCGAAAAATCATGGGTTGTACCATATGATCTAATTATGATGCTCAATCTGGGGAACAAGGAGTCAAGCCTTATTGACGATGTAATATACCATGAATCTCGACAAGAAAAACTGTATAAGAGGTTCAGCCAACTTAATGCACGAGAGAAAAGTTACTTAGAAAAGCTTATCACTCTTCCAACAGAGGCAACATTAGAAGAAATTCGTACTTTAAGTGAGAGAGAGGCTAAAAGAGTTATTGATGTAATGTATGATTATTTTGCATTTATTGAGGTTAAAAATAACGGCCTTAATGAGAGTGAAACTTCAAAGAGAGACATACTACTTAAAGAACGATTCAGATTGCCTGCGGGAGAAGTTGTTTGGAAGGAAGAAAAATATACACCGCCACATCATGCTCAAAAAACTGCAATGATTCAAATATCGCCAACATTTAACAGCGAACTTGGAAGGAGTATTAATTTACGTTTTCGTGCAAGTTATTACGACTTTCTAAATCTAAATACTGGTCGAGTACCTTTTTCAGAGCTCAGTCTTTTTGATGTCAATTTCTTGTATTCTCAAACTGCTAATAGTTTATCTTTACGTGAATTGAGACTTTTTAATATAAAAAGTCTCAATGTATCTAATACAGAATTGGAACAAGATGAATCATTTGCATGGGCTTTATCTTCAGGATATAAACCCAGTAATCTCTCTTGTTTAGATTGTTCCAATTTATTTATGGAAGGCTTTCTGGGTAAAAGTCTTGGTTTGAATGAACACTCAGCTGTGTATGCAGCGTTAGCAGGCGAACTTCAACTATCAGATCTAACAGAAGCAAAAGCTTATATTGGGCCTGAGTTAGGTGCGGTGTTCAATATCACACCGTATTGGGCTACTTCTCTAAAATTGGGTAGTCATTTTAAATTAAATGATATGGAACAACACAAAAACTACTTTCAATGGGAACAACGTTTTCTTCAAAGTCGTGATTTTGATTTAAGAACGTCGATTCTTTACGATGAAGCTTTTGAATACACAATTAAATTTTCAATCTATTGGTAA
- a CDS encoding DUF2165 family protein: MIKIQTTHKISKGLVSLMVGLFCLLVGYNNIVDYDTNHQFVQHVLNMDAMESWFQGEQLKGRAIKNDTLVKIGYWIIIAGEFVAGFFCVLGAFIMLKNIQQDRFEHGQSWYLIGGTIAALVWYFGFCVIGAEWFQMWASKWNGQDAAYSFVSFIMITMVYIVMPSPKEAI; this comes from the coding sequence ATGATAAAAATACAAACGACACATAAAATATCCAAAGGGTTAGTAAGCTTAATGGTTGGTTTGTTTTGTTTACTCGTTGGCTATAACAACATAGTCGATTACGACACTAATCATCAGTTTGTTCAGCATGTACTCAACATGGATGCCATGGAGTCATGGTTTCAGGGAGAGCAGCTTAAGGGCCGAGCAATCAAGAATGATACGCTAGTAAAAATCGGTTACTGGATAATTATCGCAGGGGAATTTGTTGCTGGATTTTTTTGCGTACTCGGTGCATTCATTATGCTAAAAAATATCCAGCAAGATAGGTTTGAGCATGGACAATCTTGGTACCTCATAGGTGGTACAATCGCTGCACTTGTTTGGTATTTTGGATTTTGTGTCATAGGAGCTGAGTGGTTTCAAATGTGGGCGAGTAAATGGAACGGGCAAGATGCGGCGTATTCATTTGTCAGCTTTATCATGATTACGATGGTGTATATTGTGATGCCATCACCAAAGGAAGCCATTTAA
- a CDS encoding DedA family protein, producing the protein MLDELGLFLGSFFDSLIGPNIFVPGEPFLITAGYQLYKGNSHAVIAVFLGGLIGDQISFFIGRHYGYFAQKRVLRRFPSARRTMARCRLLMNRHSCKVMTFARLLGPVAWFVPFMAGVNQVRWQRFSFYTFIGLVLGIGQFIVWGYLLASGVNHIDW; encoded by the coding sequence ATGTTGGATGAATTGGGCCTATTCCTAGGCTCTTTTTTTGATTCGCTCATTGGACCAAACATTTTTGTACCTGGTGAGCCTTTCTTGATAACAGCAGGTTACCAGTTATACAAAGGAAACAGCCATGCCGTGATTGCTGTATTTTTAGGAGGATTAATAGGAGATCAAATAAGCTTTTTTATTGGTCGACATTATGGTTATTTTGCTCAAAAAAGAGTCTTACGTAGGTTTCCTAGCGCTCGTCGTACAATGGCAAGATGTCGTTTATTAATGAATCGTCACTCATGCAAGGTAATGACTTTTGCTCGTTTACTTGGCCCCGTCGCCTGGTTTGTTCCCTTTATGGCAGGAGTGAATCAAGTTCGTTGGCAGCGATTTTCTTTTTATACTTTTATTGGTTTAGTACTCGGTATAGGGCAGTTTATTGTTTGGGGCTATTTATTAGCCTCTGGCGTCAACCATATCGATTGGTAA